The following is a genomic window from Geminicoccus roseus DSM 18922.
CCGCGGAACGTACGCTCGCGGCAAAACTGCCGCGGACAATGGGCGAGGCGGTCGACGTCCTGCAACGCGGCGGCGCCGTCGACCAGGTTCTCGGCGAGGCCAGGGCGCGGCTCGCCGCGGCCGGGTTCGGCCTGGACTATCTCTCGCTGGTCGAGCCAGCGACGCTCCAGGCCTGGCCGCCCGGCGCGCCGGGGGAGGCGCGGCTGCTGGCGGCGGCGCGGCTTGGCAAGGTCCGCCTGCTGGACAACATGGCGGTCCGGATCCCCGCCGGCTGAGCGTTCAGGGGAACAGGTCGCGCGCCGCCACGTGCAGCAGGGCATGGCGTGCGACCAGCTGGTCCACGTCCTGGCCGTAGCCGCCGCCCATCACCCCGGTGAGCGGGACCCGCCGGCGCCGGCAATGCTCCAGCACCATGCGCTCGCGGGCGAGCAGCCCGTCATCGGTCAGCGCCAGCCGGCCCAGCCGGTCGTCGACATGCGGATCGACTCCGGCATTGTAGAACACCAGGTCGGGACGGACCCGGTCCATGAGGCTCCCCACCACCCGGTCGGCCAGCGCCAGGTAGTCGGCGTCGCCGGTGCCCGGGTCGAGCGCGATGTCCAGGCTGCTCTGCTTCTTGTGGGCCGGATAGTTGGCGCGGCAGTGCAGGGAGAAGGTGGTCACGTTCGGATCGCCCGCCAGGATGTCGGCGGTGCCGTCGCCCTGGTGCACGTCCAGGTCGACCACCAGGACGCGGTGGACCGCCCCCTCGTCCAGCAGCAGGCGCGCGGCCACCGCGACGTCGTTGAACACGCAGAAGCCGGCGCCGCCGGCATGGTGGGCATGGTGGCTGCCGCCCGCGGTGTTGGCGGCAAAGCCGTCCTCCAGCGCCAGCCGCGCAGCCAGCACGGTGCCGCCGGTGGCGGCCCGGGC
Proteins encoded in this region:
- a CDS encoding histone deacetylase family protein, which codes for MSYKIVAHPDYSVSIPAGHRFPMPKYVRMSHRLRRDDPKFDARLVTPRLAERSWLVRAHAVEWVDAVLAADVAPADERRLGFPVDAGLATRARAATGGTVLAARLALEDGFAANTAGGSHHAHHAGGAGFCVFNDVAVAARLLLDEGAVHRVLVVDLDVHQGDGTADILAGDPNVTTFSLHCRANYPAHKKQSSLDIALDPGTGDADYLALADRVVGSLMDRVRPDLVFYNAGVDPHVDDRLGRLALTDDGLLARERMVLEHCRRRRVPLTGVMGGGYGQDVDQLVARHALLHVAARDLFP